ATTAAACTCTCAATATTATGGTTTGCAGCTCGTAATACCAAAACTCACTGTTGTCCCGATAAGTAAGTAACAAATTCCAGAGGATGCAGTATTACCATCATGCCCCTCATTGGGAAAATACGCATAAATCATCCAATTAGCGCCTTAATCGCGATCATGTCGGAGAAAATTACACCCCTCGCTGGAGCTTATGGAGTCTCAGGTTTTCGAAGTCAAACCACTTAACAAAAGGTATCACCGTGTTCTAGGGTTCGAGAAGAGTAAGAATCTGGAAACACCAAGTTTGATCCGTAGtgttttggtttagtttgagGGTGAATGCTCTCGGTTGTACGGACGGGGAAGAAAATTCGAGAAAGAGAAACATATGGAGCGTCAATTTAAAGTTGAGTACAAAAAGTATATAATGATCTTTATCCACGTCTACGACTAAACGTTATAGTAATATAATTTCTTGTTaaattttgttcttaagtgCAACCTCAACACATTTGGATTAGTAACGTACATTTTCATACAGAATGCCCTTCTTGcagagaaattatattttaatatgcCTTCAGAAACTTAAGTGAGAGTCTGAGATACCCTTTTTTATAAGGAGAGTATGAGATTATCCCTAGGTCATTACAACTTTAAATTACCCCCCAAAACGATGCATCCTATTTCTTCGGcaaaatacaaattaatttcGAGATGCGAATTGTTAAATGGCAGTCTGGTAGAAGGATATACCCGGTTGAATTGGATAAAAAATTTGGGGTTAtgttattaataattaaaaatagtgGAATGATAGGGAGATCAAatattgtaaactaaatttgcaaatcaaatgatgtgattgtagataattaattattaattaaatgtcgATTAACATGCTTGTTTTTTATCGGTGATGTATCGTTTGGTTTACAATTTGGTTCAAAAAAAGATTGTCATCATACACTCTTTTTAGCtatataaacttttttttgtgaGTTACATATTTAGAGTGTATATAACATTTTTAGAGAGCGAATAACAACTATCATAATTTATTAGACAATTAAACTTTGATTGTTTAAAATGATAATGTAGAATATAATGAGGTTCTTCATCCATCGTCAATTGACTTTGATTCTAATTCCCtttatatgatttttaatttaggTGTTCGAAATGATAAACAAGTAGTTGTGTTTTTTTTCgaataatgttagggagatcaaaattttaaatcaaatgatgtttcactaataaaaaataaacacattaatcattacttaagtaataatttaatcatcaatgtccacataatttaatttagaaatttggtCTCTCTAACATTAATCTTCTTTTTCTGTTGCCTTGTTTAAGGTTAATGCCCAACTGCTACCATTGCTTGATAAACGAGTAgttgtctttctttttctcctgtATCGCTTTTATTTAAGGGATTTCCAAAAATGTTTACTTAAGCAAAAAATTATAGTTGAGAAGTTTATAATTAAAGTTGGTCAAGCATAGCTTTTGATATACACGTTAACATTTTAAACACATCTAGTTCAACGGATTAACATGCTAACCACATTTACTTAATTGCCACCCAACTTATTGATCTCCTTTATTACTTCAACTCCTACCCACTTTATTCTCTCGCTAATTTGATTCTCTTTTCTCGGAAAACATGCTTTTATTCAAAACGAAATAAGCACAGTAAAGTAGGAGAGATTTTTCcatatatgcaaaaacataagccGATACATCACCCGTCATAAAGTATGTGGAGAGAGTTAAAGAAAATTGGGGATACATTATAGAATTAATTGTCATTATGGAGCCGACCTATTAACCCTTGGGCGGATACGAACGTATTTTAAGTAATTGTTATTTTGTACGACCGTAATGAAAGCGTAATTTTCTAACTTTGGGCTCGTTTGGATATGTTTTTAcaatgactgaaagcgtttttaaaaaaaatctttttaggttccaaaagcacttgaagtggtTTATGCAAGAAACATCAGTTATATGCTTCTTTCAAGAAGCAATTTAAGTGCTTTTCctgaatttacttgcatttttactaaggattggttctaaaaacattttcaccaaaagcgctttcaatcattttaaaagcacgtCCAAACAAGCTCTTATAAGCTTATTTGAGGTCGCTCCTCCCATCAAGTGAGATCCATTCTCAACAAtaattacactgaaaaatctctcaataCATAGTATATGcgtttggagagatttttccaATTGCCAAATATTCAAGCGGTTCTCTACATatatgtcataatacaagtgaaaaaatgatatattttttcccATCTCTTCACTTATTTTATGACACGTGGAGTACCCGCTTGACTACATGACATTTAGAAAAATTCCTCATGCGGCCGAAGAATCTCTAATTTAATCCCTCCATGTGGGGGGATGTTTCACTATGCCCGAACACGAAGTAGaacatcacgtgtcactatataagtgatgatatttttttataaagcaaGTGATGAgatacttgtgttaaaaaaactaacaacttaaaaaatgaaatttcccTCCGTTTATtcaatgacacgtggtgtaccatcccaATTCTaagcacaataaaaaatttctcctctacTTGGGGTCAAAAAAGCAGGTGGCACATTTCATATGAAACTAGCAACCTTAAAACTTCATTTCTCAAGTACTAAGCTCACAAAAGAATAATTGACAAACATGTTTTTTATCTCCGAAATTATAAACTTGGTAGGCTTCTGGGATGCAGTTCTTGCCCTGTTTGGTCTTTTCATATTCACTTGCTTGCTAGAAAAGTTTACCAACAAGGGTCCAATGCTATGGCCAGTAGTGGGGATCGCACCCTCACTTTTTCTCAACATATCCAACATCTACGATTGGGCAACCCCAGCTCTGATCAGGGCCGGAGGAACCTTTCGCTTCAGGGGAATGTGGTTCGGCGGGGCCCACGGGATTGTGACCATCGATCCTTCGAAAATCGAGTACATGCTCAAAACAAGATTTATCAACTTCCCAAAAGGCCAGTACTACAGGGAGAGGTTTCGTGATTTGCTCGGGGATGGGATTTTTAATGCGGACAGCGAAATGTGGAAGGAACAGAGAAGAATTGCAACTTCGGAGATGCATTCGAGCCGGTTTTCGGACCACTCGTTTCTTTCCATGCAAGTTTTGGTGCACGACAAGCTATTGAAGTTGATGGAGCATGTGGTGTGTTCTAAAAATGGTGTTGTTGATCTCCAAGAAGTGCTTCTTCGGTTTACTTTCGACAACATTTGCATCACGGCTCTTGGTATTGATCCAGGTTGCTTGGCTTTTGACTTGCCTGAAATTCCTTTCGCGAAAGCTTTCGAAGAAGCCACTGAACTGACTCTCTTCAGGTTCATGGTTCCACCTTTTGTGTGGAAGGTTATGAAGTTCTTCGAAATGGGGTACGAGAGGAGGCTCAAAGAATCAATTGGAATCGTGCATGACTTTGCCGGGAAGGTAGTGACAGCACGATGGAACGAATTAATTAAGCTCAGCGGGTTAAAAGATAGGTCTGATCTCCTGT
This Pyrus communis chromosome 6, drPyrComm1.1, whole genome shotgun sequence DNA region includes the following protein-coding sequences:
- the LOC137736714 gene encoding cytochrome P450 86B1-like, whose protein sequence is MFFISEIINLVGFWDAVLALFGLFIFTCLLEKFTNKGPMLWPVVGIAPSLFLNISNIYDWATPALIRAGGTFRFRGMWFGGAHGIVTIDPSKIEYMLKTRFINFPKGQYYRERFRDLLGDGIFNADSEMWKEQRRIATSEMHSSRFSDHSFLSMQVLVHDKLLKLMEHVVCSKNGVVDLQEVLLRFTFDNICITALGIDPGCLAFDLPEIPFAKAFEEATELTLFRFMVPPFVWKVMKFFEMGYERRLKESIGIVHDFAGKVVTARWNELIKLSGLKDRSDLLSRLMEYTDQNPQGQGKQRRFSDKFLTDFCISFILAGRDTSSVALAWFFWLVQKNQKVENKILKEVNDILGGRECSQKNPIFTVEELKKMVYLQAALSESLRLYPAVPIDIKEVVEDDVFPDGTMVKKGGRVLYSIFSMARIESIWGRDCLEFKPERWIKDGAFVSENQFKYPVFNAGPRLCLGKKFAYMQMKMVAAAILLRYEVKVVEEHNVVPKLTTTLYMQNGLLVTLKPRFLTTV